From the Kitasatospora viridis genome, one window contains:
- a CDS encoding cytochrome P450: protein MTTEGRRAPGPRGIPLLGSLPQWKARTAEFLLQTQRDHGEISRLQLGPVTVHLVTEPDAVGRVLKDNSSNYVRGTLYEQFRTVMGDGLLTTDGELWRSHRRTMQPVFLRGAVAAIGPNVVQATQEMLDGWEEKARLGQPVDLVTETLRLTLVTLSRSLFGYDIRPQSRVLKEVVDNVIEVMFKHGTVSEMLPEWMPTKRNRLIKRDRQIFTRLVEEIRRQHADTGEGALMALIEAAKDPVTGRGWTDEQVRDEMLTLYLAGHETTAVALCWTLVSILLNPSVQEELDAELEQVLGGRIPEPGELDSLPYTCNVVDEALRLYPPIWIYPRDTVAADELGGYHIPAKSSVLLSPLASHRNPRYWDNPEAFDPRRFTPEAVKSRPRMAYIPFGAGARMCIGNLMALMELRMMVAMINQRFRLSLVPGNFLRYGDSSISLRPVTEVLAIPSSRTSGRTAERVA from the coding sequence ATGACCACCGAAGGACGGCGGGCCCCCGGCCCGCGCGGGATACCGCTGCTGGGCAGCCTGCCGCAGTGGAAGGCCCGGACCGCGGAGTTCCTGCTGCAGACCCAGCGCGACCACGGCGAGATCAGCCGGCTCCAACTCGGCCCGGTCACCGTGCACCTGGTCACCGAGCCGGACGCCGTGGGGCGGGTCCTCAAGGACAACAGCTCCAACTACGTGCGCGGCACCCTGTACGAGCAGTTCCGCACCGTGATGGGCGACGGCCTGCTGACCACCGACGGCGAACTCTGGCGCTCGCACCGCCGCACCATGCAACCGGTCTTCCTGCGCGGCGCGGTGGCCGCGATCGGCCCCAACGTGGTGCAGGCCACCCAGGAGATGCTGGACGGCTGGGAGGAGAAGGCGCGGCTCGGCCAGCCGGTCGACCTGGTCACCGAGACGCTGCGGCTGACCCTGGTCACGCTCAGCCGGTCGCTGTTCGGCTACGACATCCGGCCCCAGTCCCGGGTGCTCAAGGAGGTCGTGGACAACGTGATCGAGGTGATGTTCAAGCACGGCACGGTCTCCGAGATGCTCCCGGAGTGGATGCCGACCAAGCGCAACCGGCTGATCAAGCGGGACCGGCAGATCTTCACCCGGCTGGTCGAGGAGATCCGCCGGCAGCACGCCGACACCGGCGAGGGCGCGCTGATGGCGCTGATCGAGGCCGCCAAGGACCCGGTGACCGGCCGGGGGTGGACCGACGAGCAGGTGCGGGACGAGATGCTCACCCTCTACCTGGCCGGGCACGAGACCACCGCCGTGGCGCTCTGCTGGACCCTGGTCTCGATCCTGCTGAACCCGTCGGTGCAGGAGGAGCTGGACGCCGAGCTGGAGCAGGTCCTGGGCGGCCGGATCCCCGAGCCCGGGGAGCTGGACTCGCTGCCCTACACCTGCAACGTGGTCGACGAGGCGCTGCGGCTCTACCCGCCGATCTGGATCTACCCCCGGGACACCGTGGCGGCCGACGAGCTCGGCGGCTACCACATCCCGGCGAAGTCCTCGGTGCTGCTCTCGCCGCTCGCCTCGCACCGCAACCCGCGCTACTGGGACAACCCGGAGGCCTTCGACCCCCGGCGGTTCACCCCGGAGGCGGTCAAGTCCCGGCCGCGGATGGCGTACATCCCGTTCGGCGCGGGCGCGCGGATGTGCATCGGCAACCTGATGGCACTGATGGAGCTGCGGATGATGGTCGCGATGATCAACCAGCGGTTCCGGCTGTCCCTGGTGCCGGGCAACTTCCTGCGCTACGGCGACTCCTCGATCTCGCTGCGCCCGGTGACCGAGGTGCTCGCCATCCCCAGCTCGCGGACCAGCGGGCGCACCGCCGAGCGGGTGGCCTGA
- a CDS encoding AfsR/SARP family transcriptional regulator: MEIRILGPLTVRHRSVDLVPSAPKPRQVLALLAARVNQTVTVDDLACELWDQEPPRSALNTIQTYITQLRRPLARAAAPSSPQGAGPQGAEPQGAADPVLVMSGRGYQLRTPVDLIDTASFDTLAEQGRQALAAGQNAAAADALRRALEVWRGEFLEDTRLGPMLRIHHTRLKEERQRVLEQRLEADLRLGRHAELLGELAGLTLLQPLQENVHGFFMQALWLSGRRPQALDVFQSLRRRLVRQLGLEPGARLRELHHQILGEEAGTL, translated from the coding sequence ATGGAGATCAGGATTCTCGGGCCGCTGACGGTCCGGCACCGGAGCGTCGACCTCGTTCCCTCGGCCCCCAAGCCGCGCCAGGTCCTCGCACTGCTGGCGGCACGGGTCAACCAGACCGTCACCGTCGACGACCTGGCCTGCGAGCTGTGGGACCAGGAGCCGCCCCGGAGCGCGCTCAACACCATCCAGACCTACATCACCCAGCTGCGCCGCCCGCTGGCGCGGGCCGCGGCCCCCTCGTCACCCCAGGGCGCCGGACCCCAGGGGGCCGAACCCCAGGGCGCCGCCGACCCGGTCCTGGTCATGTCCGGCCGCGGCTACCAGCTGCGCACCCCGGTGGACCTGATCGACACCGCCAGCTTCGACACCCTGGCGGAGCAGGGGCGCCAAGCCCTGGCCGCCGGGCAGAACGCCGCCGCGGCCGACGCGCTGCGCCGGGCGCTGGAGGTGTGGCGCGGGGAGTTCCTGGAGGACACCCGGCTCGGCCCGATGCTGCGGATCCACCACACCCGGTTGAAGGAGGAGCGCCAACGGGTGCTGGAGCAACGGCTCGAAGCGGACCTGCGGCTCGGCCGGCACGCCGAGCTGCTCGGCGAGCTGGCCGGCCTCACCCTGCTGCAGCCGCTCCAGGAGAACGTGCACGGCTTCTTCATGCAGGCCCTCTGGCTCTCCGGCCGCAGGCCGCAGGCCCTGGACGTGTTCCAGTCGCTGCGCCGCCGGCTGGTCCGCCAGCTGGGCCTGGAGCCCGGGGCCCGGCTGCGCGAACTGCACCACCAGATCCTCGGCGAGGAGGCGGGCACCCTCTGA
- a CDS encoding UDP-N-acetylglucosamine--N-acetylmuramyl-(pentapeptide) pyrophosphoryl-undecaprenol N-acetylglucosamine transferase: MPDGRIEPEDPQRPFRLVVTGGGTGGHTYPALTAVRALQARLAEDGRALEALWVGTAGGLESRVAAAEQIPFAAVSTGKVRRSGNPLKLVSPANVRDMGRVPLGVAQARALVAQARPDVVLATGGYVAVPIGLAARMCRRPLVVHEQTVRLGLANHVLARAATRFAVSAESTLHYLPEAARANAVVTGNPVRPEVLLGEPERAVSALGLYGFDRRLPTVYVTGGAQGSQQINGLIADLLPWLLSRANVVHQCGPVHEPALRQQAAALGRELGERYLVTGYVGAELPDVLALADLVVSRSGAGTIAELTALGKAAVLVPLATAAGNEQAHNARHLEATGAAVALIDAPSAARLREALTPLLDDPARRTAMAARSRAHGRPDAAERLVDVLLSAASSGLHPVAAPGAPAAH, encoded by the coding sequence GTGCCTGATGGACGGATCGAACCCGAGGACCCGCAGCGCCCGTTCCGACTGGTCGTCACCGGCGGTGGGACCGGCGGCCACACCTACCCCGCGCTGACCGCCGTGCGCGCCCTGCAGGCCCGGCTGGCCGAGGACGGCCGGGCGCTCGAAGCGCTCTGGGTCGGCACCGCGGGCGGCCTGGAGTCCCGGGTGGCCGCCGCCGAGCAGATCCCGTTCGCCGCCGTCAGCACCGGCAAGGTGCGCCGCAGCGGCAACCCGCTGAAGCTGGTCTCGCCCGCCAACGTGCGGGACATGGGCCGGGTGCCGCTCGGCGTCGCGCAGGCCCGTGCGCTGGTCGCCCAGGCGCGGCCGGACGTGGTGCTGGCCACCGGCGGCTACGTGGCCGTGCCGATCGGCCTGGCCGCCCGGATGTGCCGGCGGCCGCTGGTGGTGCACGAGCAGACCGTCCGGCTCGGCCTGGCCAACCACGTGCTGGCCCGGGCCGCCACCCGCTTCGCGGTCTCCGCCGAGTCCACCCTGCACTACCTGCCCGAGGCGGCCCGGGCGAACGCCGTGGTCACCGGCAACCCGGTGCGGCCCGAGGTGCTGCTGGGGGAGCCGGAGCGGGCGGTCTCGGCGCTCGGTCTCTACGGCTTCGACCGCCGCCTGCCCACCGTCTACGTCACCGGCGGGGCCCAGGGCTCGCAGCAGATCAACGGGCTGATCGCCGACCTGCTGCCCTGGCTGCTCAGCCGGGCCAACGTGGTGCACCAGTGCGGCCCGGTGCACGAGCCCGCGCTGCGGCAGCAAGCGGCCGCGCTCGGGCGGGAGTTGGGTGAGCGCTACCTGGTGACCGGCTACGTCGGCGCGGAGCTGCCGGACGTGCTCGCGCTGGCCGACCTGGTGGTCTCGCGCAGCGGCGCCGGCACCATCGCCGAGCTCACCGCGCTGGGCAAGGCGGCCGTGCTGGTCCCGCTGGCCACGGCGGCGGGCAACGAGCAGGCGCACAACGCCCGCCACCTGGAGGCCACCGGCGCGGCCGTCGCCCTGATCGACGCCCCCTCGGCCGCCCGGCTGCGTGAGGCGCTCACCCCGCTGCTCGACGACCCGGCCCGCCGCACCGCGATGGCCGCCCGCTCCCGCGCCCACGGCCGGCCGGACGCGGCGGAGCGGTTGGTCGACGTCCTGCTGTCGGCGGCGTCGAGCGGCCTGCACCCCGTCGCGGCGCCCGGCGCGCCCGCCGCCCACTGA
- a CDS encoding glutamine synthetase family protein, translating to MSTTIADQDSYDPFDQAPAEEPVAEQLPAADARAARAARARVAAARLGAEGVEGVVVSWVDNAGLTRVKAVPVRRLEHAAAWGVGAAPCFDVFLVDDSITTSRHIGGPVGDLRLVPDLGRLTRLAAQPGWAWAPGDRLTQEGTEHPGCQRRFARRMIAEARRRGLELRAGIEVEWVVALAGPPAEPPVYPTHGPAYGFHRLTDLSDYLRDLLSALDRQGLAVLQLHPEYATGQFEVSIAAEDPLGAADSTVLVRQTVRAVGVRHGLRTSFAPAVEPDGVGNGGHLHLSLWRDGRNLGQGGPGPHGLTTEAESFLAGVLAELPALLALGAPSPASYLRLVPQRWAGAYQCWGRENREAALRLIPGPPDEGPGSANAELKCFDAAANPYLLIGGVLAVGLTGIAARRALPAEVLDEPSEHPGPAIPRLPATLATALAEYRTSTLLREALGDPLYEAVSAVRQAELDLFAEHTPEELVAATRWRY from the coding sequence ATGAGCACCACCATCGCCGACCAGGACTCCTACGATCCGTTCGACCAGGCCCCGGCCGAGGAGCCGGTCGCCGAGCAGTTGCCGGCCGCCGACGCGCGCGCGGCCCGGGCCGCCCGGGCCCGGGTGGCCGCCGCCCGGCTCGGCGCGGAGGGCGTCGAGGGCGTGGTGGTCAGCTGGGTCGACAACGCCGGGCTGACCCGGGTCAAGGCCGTCCCGGTCCGGCGGCTGGAACACGCGGCCGCCTGGGGCGTCGGCGCCGCGCCCTGCTTCGACGTCTTCCTGGTCGACGACTCGATCACCACCAGCCGGCACATCGGTGGCCCGGTCGGCGACCTGCGGCTGGTCCCCGACCTCGGCCGGCTCACCCGGCTCGCCGCCCAGCCGGGCTGGGCCTGGGCCCCCGGCGACCGGCTCACCCAGGAGGGCACCGAGCACCCCGGCTGCCAGCGCCGGTTCGCCCGCCGGATGATCGCCGAGGCCCGGCGGCGCGGGCTCGAACTGCGCGCCGGCATCGAGGTGGAGTGGGTGGTCGCACTGGCCGGCCCGCCCGCCGAGCCGCCGGTCTACCCGACCCACGGCCCCGCCTACGGCTTCCACCGCCTCACCGACCTCTCCGACTACCTGCGCGACCTGCTCAGCGCGCTGGACCGGCAGGGCCTGGCCGTGCTCCAGCTCCACCCCGAGTACGCCACCGGCCAGTTCGAGGTCTCGATCGCCGCCGAGGACCCGCTCGGCGCCGCCGACTCCACCGTGCTGGTCCGCCAGACCGTCCGCGCCGTCGGCGTCCGGCACGGTCTGCGCACCTCCTTCGCCCCCGCCGTCGAGCCCGACGGCGTGGGCAACGGCGGCCACCTGCACCTCTCGCTCTGGCGGGACGGGCGCAACCTCGGCCAGGGCGGCCCCGGCCCGCACGGCCTCACCACCGAGGCCGAGTCCTTCCTGGCCGGCGTGCTCGCCGAACTCCCGGCCCTGCTCGCCCTCGGCGCCCCCAGCCCCGCCAGCTACCTGCGCCTGGTGCCGCAGCGCTGGGCCGGGGCCTACCAGTGCTGGGGCCGGGAGAACCGGGAGGCCGCGCTCCGCCTCATCCCCGGCCCGCCGGACGAGGGGCCCGGCAGCGCCAACGCCGAGCTCAAGTGCTTCGACGCCGCCGCCAACCCCTACCTGCTGATCGGCGGCGTGCTCGCCGTCGGCCTGACCGGCATCGCCGCCCGCCGCGCCCTGCCCGCCGAGGTCCTCGACGAGCCCTCCGAGCACCCGGGCCCCGCGATCCCCCGCCTCCCCGCCACCCTCGCCACCGCCCTCGCCGAGTACCGCACCTCCACCCTGCTGCGCGAGGCCCTCGGCGACCCGCTCTACGAGGCCGTCTCCGCCGTCCGCCAGGCCGAGCTCGACCTGTTCGCCGAGCACACGCCGGAGGAGCTGGTGGCGGCGACCCGGTGGCGGTACTGA
- a CDS encoding 3-hydroxyacyl-CoA dehydrogenase family protein, whose amino-acid sequence MQAPENANPENPTPFPTVAVVGLGTMGAGIAVAVARSGRTVIGVEADGAAATRALARIEEATAHAVARERLTAEERTALLARITVGAELSAAAAADLVVEELPEQLELKREVFAELDRICPPQTVLATGTTSLSVTRIAAATARPERVLGLHFFNPVHAMKLVEVVRTVLTGPQVAEQAAAFARGMGKEPVAAGDRAGFVVNGLLFAYLNQAAAMYESRYATREDIDAAMRLGCGLPMGPLALLDLIGLDTARTVLEAMYEQSKDRLHAPAPILGQLVAAGLLGRKTGRGFYSYEAPGSSKVVAEPGAAAAARPAGRTVEGVGVCGSGTMATGIAEVFAKAGHPVVLVARSQEKADKAKAQLARSLERSVSKGRLTAEQRDRVLELVTPSGSQADLAQVDLVLEAVAEDLAVKRELFAALDKIVKPGAVLATTTSSLPVISCASATSRPQDVIGMHFFNPAPAMKLVEVVSTVLTDPQVTSTVLELCAKVRKHPVECGDRAGFIVNALLFPYLNDAVRMLAEHYATVDDIDTAMKLGCGYPMGPFELLDVVGLDVSLTIEQVLHQEFREPGLAAAPLLEHLVAAGCLGRKTGRGFRDHARR is encoded by the coding sequence ATGCAGGCTCCCGAGAACGCCAACCCCGAGAACCCCACCCCCTTCCCCACCGTCGCCGTGGTCGGCCTCGGCACCATGGGCGCCGGCATCGCCGTCGCCGTGGCCCGCAGCGGCCGCACGGTGATCGGCGTCGAGGCGGACGGCGCGGCCGCCACCCGGGCGCTGGCCCGGATCGAGGAGGCCACCGCGCACGCCGTGGCCCGCGAGCGGCTGACCGCCGAGGAGCGCACCGCGCTGCTCGCCCGGATCACCGTCGGCGCCGAGCTGTCGGCCGCCGCGGCGGCCGACCTGGTGGTGGAGGAGCTGCCCGAGCAGCTGGAGCTCAAGCGCGAGGTCTTCGCCGAGCTGGACCGGATCTGCCCGCCGCAGACGGTGCTGGCCACCGGCACCACCTCGCTCTCGGTGACCCGGATCGCCGCCGCCACCGCCCGCCCGGAACGGGTGCTGGGCCTGCACTTCTTCAACCCGGTGCACGCGATGAAGCTGGTCGAGGTGGTCCGCACGGTGCTGACGGGCCCCCAGGTCGCCGAGCAGGCGGCCGCGTTCGCCCGCGGCATGGGCAAGGAGCCGGTGGCGGCCGGCGACCGGGCCGGTTTCGTGGTCAACGGCCTGCTGTTCGCCTACCTGAACCAGGCCGCCGCGATGTACGAGTCGCGGTACGCCACCCGGGAGGACATCGACGCGGCGATGCGGCTGGGCTGCGGCCTGCCGATGGGCCCGTTGGCGCTGCTCGACCTGATCGGCCTGGACACCGCGCGCACCGTGCTGGAGGCGATGTACGAGCAGTCGAAGGACCGGCTGCACGCGCCCGCGCCGATCCTCGGCCAGCTGGTCGCCGCCGGCCTGCTGGGCCGCAAGACCGGCCGCGGCTTCTACAGCTACGAGGCCCCCGGCTCCTCCAAGGTGGTCGCGGAGCCGGGCGCCGCCGCGGCGGCGCGGCCGGCCGGGCGCACCGTCGAGGGCGTCGGCGTCTGCGGCTCGGGCACCATGGCCACCGGCATCGCCGAGGTCTTCGCCAAGGCCGGCCACCCGGTGGTGCTGGTCGCCCGCAGCCAGGAGAAGGCCGACAAGGCCAAGGCCCAGCTGGCCCGTTCGCTGGAGCGCTCGGTGTCCAAGGGCCGGCTGACCGCCGAGCAGCGGGACCGGGTGCTGGAGCTGGTCACCCCGAGCGGCTCGCAGGCCGACCTGGCCCAGGTGGACCTGGTGCTGGAGGCGGTGGCCGAGGACCTGGCGGTCAAGCGCGAGCTGTTCGCCGCCCTGGACAAGATCGTCAAGCCGGGCGCGGTGCTCGCCACCACCACCTCCAGCCTGCCGGTGATCAGCTGCGCCAGCGCCACCTCGCGCCCGCAGGACGTGATCGGCATGCACTTCTTCAACCCGGCGCCGGCCATGAAGCTGGTCGAGGTGGTCTCCACCGTGCTGACGGACCCCCAGGTCACGTCCACCGTGCTGGAGTTGTGCGCGAAGGTGCGCAAGCACCCGGTGGAGTGCGGCGACCGGGCCGGCTTCATCGTCAACGCGCTGCTCTTCCCGTACTTGAACGACGCGGTCCGGATGCTCGCCGAGCACTACGCCACGGTGGACGACATCGACACCGCGATGAAGCTCGGCTGCGGCTACCCGATGGGTCCGTTCGAACTGCTGGACGTGGTCGGCCTGGACGTCTCGCTGACCATCGAGCAGGTGCTGCACCAGGAGTTCCGCGAGCCGGGCCTGGCCGCCGCACCGCTGCTGGAGCACCTGGTGGCGGCCGGCTGCCTGGGCCGCAAGACCGGTCGCGGGTTCCGCGACCACGCACGCCGGTGA
- a CDS encoding TetR family transcriptional regulator, which produces MDREQTSADQTARAGQTAPVGPEARTADQGPGSRRAAAQRQQMRQDLAAAAMDLFATQGYEETTVDQIAAAAGVARRTFFRYFRSKEEAIFPDHDDTLVRVADLLASAEPEEHPLDVVCRGIKEVLHMYASTPAVSVARYQLIRQVPALREREIAVVARYERLFTRYLLGRFDASDTIPPGWQHGGDDDSMLAEVSAAAVVAAHNHVLRRWLRAGGHGDVEAQLDHSFEVIRGTFWATPPSGVRRRSTVVAPSAMGGTGDLETMSALSATPGGEVLITVARTDAPLDVVLDSIRAALSR; this is translated from the coding sequence ATGGACCGGGAACAGACATCCGCCGATCAGACCGCGCGGGCCGGGCAGACCGCGCCCGTCGGGCCGGAGGCCCGCACCGCCGATCAGGGGCCCGGCAGCCGCCGGGCGGCGGCGCAACGTCAGCAGATGCGCCAGGACCTGGCCGCCGCGGCGATGGACCTGTTCGCCACCCAGGGGTACGAGGAGACGACGGTCGATCAGATCGCCGCGGCCGCCGGGGTGGCCCGGCGGACCTTCTTCCGCTACTTCCGCTCCAAGGAGGAGGCGATCTTCCCGGACCACGACGACACCCTGGTCCGGGTGGCCGACCTGCTGGCCAGCGCCGAGCCGGAGGAGCACCCGCTGGACGTGGTCTGCCGGGGCATCAAGGAGGTGCTGCACATGTACGCCTCCACCCCGGCCGTCTCGGTGGCCCGCTACCAGTTGATCCGTCAGGTCCCGGCGCTGCGCGAGCGGGAGATCGCCGTGGTGGCCCGCTACGAGCGGCTGTTCACCCGCTACCTGCTGGGCCGCTTCGACGCCTCGGACACCATCCCGCCGGGCTGGCAGCACGGCGGGGACGACGACTCGATGCTGGCCGAGGTCTCGGCGGCCGCGGTGGTCGCCGCCCACAACCACGTGCTGCGGCGCTGGCTGCGGGCCGGCGGGCACGGGGACGTGGAGGCGCAGCTGGACCACTCCTTCGAGGTGATCCGCGGCACCTTCTGGGCGACCCCGCCGAGCGGGGTGCGACGCCGCAGCACTGTTGTGGCACCCAGTGCCATGGGGGGCACCGGTGACCTGGAGACGATGAGCGCACTGAGTGCCACCCCGGGCGGTGAGGTACTCATCACAGTGGCCCGGACCGACGCTCCGCTGGACGTGGTGCTGGACAGCATCCGCGCCGCCCTCAGTCGGTAG
- the ccrA gene encoding crotonyl-CoA carboxylase/reductase, with protein sequence MKEILDAILSADSTSADFAALKLPESYRAVTLHKDEEQMFAGQASRDKDPRQSLHLDDVALPELGPGEALVAVMASAVNYNTVWSSIFEPVSTFGFLERYGRLSPLTKRHDLPYHVLGSDLAGVVLRTGAGVNAWKPGDEVVAHCLSVELESPDGHNDTMMDPEQRIWGFETNFGGLAQIALVKSNQLLPKPAHLTWEEAASPGLVNSTAYRQLVSQNGAGMKQGDNVLIWGASGGLGSYATQYALAGGATPICVVSSPQKAEICRAMGAEAIIDRSAEGYRFWKDEHNQDPREWKRLGGKIREFTGGEDVDIVFEHPGRETFGASVYVTRKGGTIVTCASTSGFMHQYDNRYLWMSLKRIVGSHFANYREAHEANRLVAKGKIHPTVSKVYSLEQTGQAALDVHQNKHQGKVGVLCLAPQEGLGVRDHELRAKHEKAINRFRNV encoded by the coding sequence ATGAAGGAAATCCTCGACGCGATCCTCAGCGCCGACAGCACGTCCGCGGACTTCGCCGCGCTCAAGCTCCCCGAGTCCTACCGGGCGGTCACGCTCCACAAGGACGAGGAGCAGATGTTCGCCGGCCAGGCCAGCCGCGACAAGGACCCGCGCCAGTCGCTCCACCTGGACGACGTGGCGCTGCCCGAACTCGGCCCGGGCGAGGCCCTGGTGGCCGTGATGGCCAGCGCGGTCAACTACAACACCGTCTGGTCCTCGATCTTCGAGCCGGTCTCCACCTTCGGCTTCCTGGAGCGCTACGGCCGGCTCTCGCCGCTGACCAAGCGCCACGACCTGCCCTACCACGTGCTCGGCTCCGACCTGGCCGGCGTGGTGCTGCGCACCGGCGCCGGGGTCAACGCCTGGAAGCCGGGCGACGAGGTGGTCGCGCACTGCCTGTCGGTCGAGCTGGAGAGCCCGGACGGGCACAACGACACGATGATGGACCCGGAGCAGCGGATCTGGGGCTTCGAGACCAACTTCGGCGGCCTGGCCCAGATCGCCCTGGTGAAGAGCAACCAGCTGCTGCCCAAGCCGGCCCACCTGACCTGGGAGGAGGCCGCCTCCCCCGGACTGGTCAACTCCACCGCCTACCGCCAGCTGGTCAGCCAGAACGGCGCGGGCATGAAGCAGGGCGACAACGTGCTGATCTGGGGCGCCAGCGGCGGCCTCGGCTCGTACGCCACCCAGTACGCGCTGGCCGGCGGCGCCACCCCGATCTGCGTGGTCTCCAGCCCGCAGAAGGCGGAGATCTGCCGGGCGATGGGCGCCGAGGCGATCATCGACCGCAGCGCCGAGGGATACCGGTTCTGGAAGGACGAGCACAACCAGGACCCGCGCGAGTGGAAGCGCCTGGGCGGGAAGATCCGCGAGTTCACCGGTGGCGAGGACGTGGACATCGTCTTCGAGCACCCGGGCCGGGAGACCTTCGGCGCCTCGGTCTACGTGACCCGCAAGGGCGGCACCATCGTCACCTGCGCCTCCACCTCGGGCTTCATGCACCAGTACGACAACCGCTACCTGTGGATGTCGCTCAAGCGGATCGTCGGCTCGCACTTCGCCAACTACCGCGAGGCGCACGAGGCCAACCGCCTGGTCGCCAAGGGCAAGATCCACCCGACCGTCTCCAAGGTCTACTCGCTGGAGCAGACCGGCCAAGCCGCCCTGGACGTGCACCAGAACAAGCACCAGGGCAAGGTCGGCGTGCTCTGCCTGGCCCCGCAGGAGGGCCTGGGCGTGCGCGACCACGAGCTGCGCGCCAAGCACGAGAAGGCCATCAACCGCTTCAGGAACGTCTGA